The nucleotide window CGCCCACGAGCGCGGTGAACACGCAAGAGAACGTGAAACGGTTCCTGAAGAGCTTCTACAAAGACCTCCTCGCCCCCGAGGAAGACCGCCACCCGAAACTCGTCTCATGGATCAAATTGAGAAACCCATTCAAGTCTTCGAAATTGCCGAAGGATCTCTTGACGCTCGACGAGGTGAAGAGAATCGCCGCCGCAACGACACACCTACGGGACAGAGCACTCGTGCTTATCCTCTACGAGACGGCAGCGCGAGCGTCGGAACTCATCGCAGCCCGGATCGGGGACGTGACCTTCGACCAATACGGCGCACGCATCACCCTGAGCGGCAAGACCGGCGAACGCAAAGTCCGACTCATCAACTCCGTTCCAGACCTACAAGCATGGCTAGAAACACACCCCTCCAAGGAGGATCCGGAGGGCCCACTCTTCGTCTCCTGGGGCGCCCAAAACAGGTACCAAGCGCTCCTCTACACGGGCGTGTGGCGAATCGTTTATAACGCCTGCAAACTCGCCGGGATCAACAAGCATGTGCATCCGCACCTCTTCCGCCACTCACGCCTGACTGAACTCGCAAAACAATTGAGCGAAGCGGAACTGAAGGTATTCGCTGGCTGGGCCGGCGGCAGCCAGATGGCCAAGGTCTACGTCCACCTCGGCGGAGACGATGTTGACCGCAAACTACTCGAAAAAGCTGGCCTCCTCAAAGGGGAAGACCAACCAAAACCCGACCCACTGAAAACGCGAACGTGCCAACGCTGCGGAACCCCGAATAGTCCCACGAGCCGCTACTGCACCAAATGCACGCTACCACTCGACGAAGCCGAGAGGTTGCGCGAAGAGAACCTCATGGCGAGACTGCAAGCCAAGCTGCCGCTCCTGGCACGCATCCTCGAAGACCCCGGCCTGATCGACAAATTCAGTGGCCAAGAAACGGTGGAAGGCCGGGTCCCGCTATCGGCTCATCCACCGACACCATCAACGCCACCAGCGGCCGCCTGATCAAAGGGACCATCGAAATCGAGCGGCCCGTCTGGATCCACCGAGGGTTCATCATCCAGCGGCTCATCGTTTTCGTCCTCCTCTTGTAGGTCGCGTGCCGTCGCCTCGTAACTGACGCGCGGGCCGGTTTCGCCTTGGAGGTGGCCGCTCGGGATTTTCAGACCCCGACACGAGAAAACGACTCCCGGGTACGCAATGGTCAGCATTCCCAAGACTCGACGAGTATGCTCCTTATCGTAGCGCCACCACCACGAGAAATACCGCCACAAGGCCTTCTTCATGATCACGCGATCCATCAAGACCTGCGAACCAAATTTCCTCAACAACCCCGTATGGAATTGGACCAGGAAGTAGCACCGATCGTCCTCGCCTTGGCACGGACTACGAACGGTCACGGATTCTCCCCTCCCACTCGTCCAAGAGCCTCAAAACGCGATCCAACGACTCCGCACGATTCTCTGGCTGGTCCGTCATGACGCTCGCCTCGCTTTTCTGGCCTTGTTCCTTGGTTGCCGGTACGTTCGATGCCCGTCGGCACAGACATACACCTCCCGCAACCCGCTCCCGTCCCGCGTCGGCTCTACGTCGGTCAACACCGCCATCTCTGGACATTCCCCACACTGCTTCGTTATCAATGCTCCATCCCCTCCCCCTTGCAAGACTCAAAACCAAGCGCCTCAACGAAAAAATGGCGCCAAGCTCGGCCGTGAACCAACCCTTGCCCAGGGCACTATTTAAATACCAATGACCACCGCACGGAGACAACAACGAGGAGGCCCGATTGAGGCGGCCAAGAGTCATTGGAGCCCAAAACACGATGACCCTTCGACTCTGCCTGACGCCGCGTGGGCGCCCTCCAAACCCCTGGGGCTTTAACCCTTTGACAAACGTCTATATGAGAGCCACGATTTTAATCGGGCGCAGGCCATGAAAATCGAGGAGGCTACTTTTGACCGCGAAATCCGGGATCCAATCCACCGCTACGTGAAACTTACGACAATCGAAAGTCGGATCGTAGACTCGCGCTACTTTCAACGCCTTGCCCACATCTCGCAGATGCACTCGGCACACCTCGTTTACCCCGGCGCCCAGTACCCACGGAAGGTCCATTGCCTCGGCGCGATGCACCTCGCTCATCGAATCATATGCCGAATACTCCATCAACAGTACCAAAGCGTAATCGACAGGAAATCCCACGCCCTGACCTACATCGACAACCCCAAACGGCGCAATTGGAAATGCGAAACCGACCTGCCGCTCAAGGAAGGCCTCGAAAAACTCGGTATCAAGCCAGCCGCCGACGACGACATCCCGGCATATATCGTCCAATACGTAAGACTCGCGGGCCTGCTACACGACATCGGCCACGGTCCCTTCTCTCACCTATTCGAATACGCGTCCAAGGAAAAGGTGTCCGACGAAGAACTAGCGAAACAAGGACGAAAGGCGAAAAGGTTCGACCACGAAGAGAAAGGCCTTCAAATCATTACGAAGCGCCTCACGACAGCAGACCCAAACACCGGGAAGCCATTACTTGACCAAAAAGATGCTGAAGTCGTGGCCGCGATCATCGAAGGCGGCGAACACGGAAAGTACCCTCTTCCGACCGAACTCCAGTTTCTATCCCAAATCATCAGCGGGCCTCTCGATGCCGACAAAATGGATTACCTTTTGCGCGACGCGTACTATGCCGGGACCCCAGAGTACGGTACCATCGACGTCGACCGAATTTTGGACTCACTTGTCGTGAACGACGGTCGTCTCTGTTACGTATCTGAATCTCTTGATGCCGTGGTAAATGCATTGAATGCGATGTTCTTCATGTACAACAACGTTTATCTTCATAAGACCGTCCGAGCGTTCGACATAACGGCGGGTAAAGGACTTGGAAAAGTAAACGACGTACTAAGAGACTTCATCAAGGACGACGATCAATTTTTCGAGATTGACGAAACAAATTTCGCAGAATTCCTGAAGGAAAAGGCAAAAGGTCACGCGGGCCTGGACGAAGCGCTTGAAGCGTTGGAAACGCTCCGATGGCGACGAAAATCACTCAAGACCGTTGCAGACCATCGCGTAGGCATTCCGTTCCGAATTGTGAAAGAAGCGAAGAGCTTCGAAAGCGAAATCAAAGACATAACCCGCCTTCTCGAACCCCTTATGCGAAAATTTAGGGAGGAGACCGGCATCACTGTCGAGCTCGACCTGGAAAAGAATATTCGCCCGATCGGCCTCAAGGTCCCTGAGCTTGGCACGTTTTTGAATTCCGACGTCATCTACGACGTAAACTCGAAAGACACGCGGCGCTTCAGGGACTATGCGCCTCAATACAAGACACTGACGAGAATAGTTGTTCCAATCCGAATGTACGGACCCCACAAGGAGGCAAGCGCGAAGGAAATTGAGGGCAACATCGAAGCGCTTCACCTGGCCGTGGGGGAAGCCCTGAAGGATTACCAAGACGAAATCTTGACGTCGCTGACGCTCTAGGCGGCTAGCGAGCGCCGTATATCTTCT belongs to Euryarchaeota archaeon and includes:
- a CDS encoding HD domain-containing protein; translation: MKIEEATFDREIRDPIHRYVKLTTIESRIVDSRYFQRLAHISQMHSAHLVYPGAQYPRKVHCLGAMHLAHRIICRILHQQYQSVIDRKSHALTYIDNPKRRNWKCETDLPLKEGLEKLGIKPAADDDIPAYIVQYVRLAGLLHDIGHGPFSHLFEYASKEKVSDEELAKQGRKAKRFDHEEKGLQIITKRLTTADPNTGKPLLDQKDAEVVAAIIEGGEHGKYPLPTELQFLSQIISGPLDADKMDYLLRDAYYAGTPEYGTIDVDRILDSLVVNDGRLCYVSESLDAVVNALNAMFFMYNNVYLHKTVRAFDITAGKGLGKVNDVLRDFIKDDDQFFEIDETNFAEFLKEKAKGHAGLDEALEALETLRWRRKSLKTVADHRVGIPFRIVKEAKSFESEIKDITRLLEPLMRKFREETGITVELDLEKNIRPIGLKVPELGTFLNSDVIYDVNSKDTRRFRDYAPQYKTLTRIVVPIRMYGPHKEASAKEIEGNIEALHLAVGEALKDYQDEILTSLTL
- a CDS encoding tyrosine-type recombinase/integrase, with the protein product MDAPWLEEQRQRDLERELAPQHFSKEQYETLTRLDRRWATNGLAQRTRELKAKMARQFARFLKKPFEDATREDIETFLAQVTPTSAVNTQENVKRFLKSFYKDLLAPEEDRHPKLVSWIKLRNPFKSSKLPKDLLTLDEVKRIAAATTHLRDRALVLILYETAARASELIAARIGDVTFDQYGARITLSGKTGERKVRLINSVPDLQAWLETHPSKEDPEGPLFVSWGAQNRYQALLYTGVWRIVYNACKLAGINKHVHPHLFRHSRLTELAKQLSEAELKVFAGWAGGSQMAKVYVHLGGDDVDRKLLEKAGLLKGEDQPKPDPLKTRTCQRCGTPNSPTSRYCTKCTLPLDEAERLREENLMARLQAKLPLLARILEDPGLIDKFSGQETVEGRVPLSAHPPTPSTPPAAA